A genomic stretch from Falco cherrug isolate bFalChe1 chromosome 3, bFalChe1.pri, whole genome shotgun sequence includes:
- the RPS6KA1 gene encoding ribosomal protein S6 kinase alpha-1 isoform X2, with the protein MPLAQLPEPWPAMELVHLDTENGQAAPEEGGNPPSKAKSDITWIEKELVDSADKGEGVVKEINITHHVKEGSEKADPSQFELLKVLGQGSFGKVFLVRKITPPDSNHLYAMKVLKKATLKVRDRVRTKIERDILADVNHPFVVKLHYAFQTEGKLYLILDFLRGGDLFTRLSKEVMFTEEDVKFYLAELALGLDHLHSLGIIYRDLKPENILLDEEGHIKLTDFGLSKEAIDHEKKAYSFCGTVEYMAPEVVNRQGHSHSADWWSYGVLMFEMLTGSLPFQGKDRKETMTLILKAKLGMPQFLSSEAQSLLRALFKRNPANRLGSGPDGAEEIKRHPFYSTIDWNKLYRREIKPPFKPAVGQPDDTFYFDTEFTSRTPKDSPGIPPSAGAHQLFRGFSFVATGLMEDGKVKAAQSPLHSVVQQLHGKNVQFSDGYVVKEAIGVGSYSVCKRCIHKATNMEYAVKVIDKSKRDPSEEIEILLRYGQHPNIITLKDVYDDGKYVYLVTELMRGGELLDKILRQKFFSEREASSVLHTICKTVEYLHSQGVVHRDLKPSNILYVDESGNPESIRICDFGFAKQLRAENGLLMTPCYTANFVAPEVLKRQGYDEGCDIWSLGVLLYTMLAGCTPFANGPSDTPEEILTRIGGGKFSISGGNWDTISDMAKDLVSKMLHVDPHQRLTAKQVLQHPWITQKDSLPQSQLNHQDVQLVKGAMAATYSALHSSKPSPQLKPIESSILAQRRVKKLPSTTL; encoded by the exons GCCAAATCAGACATCACTTGGATAGAGAAAGAGCTCGTGGACTCAGCAGACAAG GGCGAAGGTGTTGTGAAAGAAATCAACATCACGCACCATGTGAAGGAAGGCTCCGAGAAGGCAGATCCTTCACAGTTTGAGCTCCTGAAGGTGCTGGGACAGGGCTCCTTCGGCAAG GTTTTCTTGGTGAGAAAAATAACACCGCCAGACAGCAACCACCTCTATGCCATGAAAGTGCTCAAGAAGGCAACCTTGAAAG TGCGTGATCGAGTAAGGACAAAGATAGAAAGGGACATCCTGGCTGATGTAAACCATCCCTTTGTGGTGAAACTCCACTATG CATTCCAGACAGAGGGGAAGCTGTATCTCATCTTGGATTTCCTCCGAGGAGGTGACCTTTTCACTCGGCTTTCCAAAGAG GTCATGTTCACCGAGGAGGATGTGAAGTTCTACCTGGCAGAGCTGGCGCTGGGGCTCGACCATTTGCACAGCCTGGGAATCATATACAGGGATCTCAAACCGGAGAA CATCCTCTTGGATGAAGAAGGGCACATCAAACTCACAG ATTTTGGCTTGAGTAAGGAGGCTATAGACCACGAGAAGAAAGCCTATTCCTTCTGTGGGACGGTGGAATATATGGCGCCAGAAGTTGTGAATCGCCAGGGCCACTCGCACAGTGCTGACTGGTGGTCCTACGGGGTGTTAATG TTTGAAATGCTCACCGGCTCGCTGCCCTTCCAGGGGAAGGATCGTAAGGAGACGATGACCCTCATCCTCAA AGCAAAGCTGGGCATGCCGCAGTTCCTGAGCTCTGAAGCACAGAGCCTCCTGCGAGCCCTTTTCAAAAGGAATCCAGCCAACAGATTAG GTTCTGGACCAGATGGGGCAGAAGAGATCAAGCGCCATCCTTTCTACTCCACCATCGACTGGAAT aagctgTACCGCAGGGAAATCAAACCGCCCTTCAAGCCTGCAGTCGGCCAGCCAGATGACACCTTTTATTTTGACACAGAATTTACATCCCGTACGCCAAAAG ATTCCCCAGGCATCCCCCCTAGTGCAGGAGCCCATCAGCTCTTCCGAGGCTTCAGTTTCGTGGCGACTGGGTTGATGGAGGACGGCAAGGTGAAAGCTGCCCAGTCACCTCTACATTCGGTTGTACAG CAGCTGCACGGCAAGAATGTCCAGTTCAGTGACGGCTATGTGGTGAAGGAGGCAATTGGCGTCGGCTCCTACTCAGTGTGTAAACGCTGCATTCATAAAGCAACCAACATGGAATATGCAGTCAAG GTTATTGACAAGAGCAAGCGAGACCCTTCTGAGGAAATAGAAATCCTCCTGCGATACGGGCAGCACCCAAACATCATCACCTTGAAAGAT GTGTATGATGATGGGAAGTATGTGTACCTGGTGACCGAGCTGATGAggggaggggagctgctggaTAAAATCCTCAGACAGAAATTTTTCTCAGAGAGGGAAGCCAGTTCGGTCCTGCACACGATCTGTAAAACAGTGGAGTATCTGCATTCCCAAGGG GTGGTTCACAGGGACTTGAAACCCAGCAATATCCTTTACGTGGACGAGTCGGGAAACCCCGAAAGCATTCGCATTTGCGACTTTGGCTTTGCCAAGCAGCTGAGGGCTGAGAATGGCCTTCTCATGACTCCTTGTTACACGGCAAACTTCGTGGCACCCGAG GTACTAAAACGCCAAGGCTATGATGAGGGTTGCGACATCTGGAGCCTGGGAGTTCTCCTGTATACGATGCTCGCTGG CTGCACTCCCTTTGCAAACGGTCCCAGCGACACTCCAGAAGAGATCCTGACCCGGATAGGTGGCGGCAAGTTCTCCATCAGTGGAGGCAACTGGGACACTATTTCTGACATGGCCAAG GATCTGGTATCAAAGATGCTTCATGTAGATCCTCACCAGCGTCTAACAGCCAAGCAGGTCCTGCAGCACCCATGGATAACCCAGAAGGACAGCTTACCCCAGAGCCAGCTGAATCACCAGGACGTTCAGCTTGTAAAG GGGGCGATGGCTGCCACATACTCTGCACTGCACAGCTCCAAGCCGAGCCCCCAGCTGAAGCCCATTGAATCCTCCATTCTGGCGCAGAGGCGGGTGAAGAAGCTTCCTTCCACCACGCTGTGA
- the RPS6KA1 gene encoding ribosomal protein S6 kinase alpha-1 isoform X4: MLRLLFRSKPRIQEAKSDITWIEKELVDSADKGEGVVKEINITHHVKEGSEKADPSQFELLKVLGQGSFGKVFLVRKITPPDSNHLYAMKVLKKATLKVRDRVRTKIERDILADVNHPFVVKLHYAFQTEGKLYLILDFLRGGDLFTRLSKEVMFTEEDVKFYLAELALGLDHLHSLGIIYRDLKPENILLDEEGHIKLTDFGLSKEAIDHEKKAYSFCGTVEYMAPEVVNRQGHSHSADWWSYGVLMFEMLTGSLPFQGKDRKETMTLILKAKLGMPQFLSSEAQSLLRALFKRNPANRLGSGPDGAEEIKRHPFYSTIDWNKLYRREIKPPFKPAVGQPDDTFYFDTEFTSRTPKDSPGIPPSAGAHQLFRGFSFVATGLMEDGKVKAAQSPLHSVVQQLHGKNVQFSDGYVVKEAIGVGSYSVCKRCIHKATNMEYAVKVIDKSKRDPSEEIEILLRYGQHPNIITLKDVYDDGKYVYLVTELMRGGELLDKILRQKFFSEREASSVLHTICKTVEYLHSQGVVHRDLKPSNILYVDESGNPESIRICDFGFAKQLRAENGLLMTPCYTANFVAPEVLKRQGYDEGCDIWSLGVLLYTMLAGCTPFANGPSDTPEEILTRIGGGKFSISGGNWDTISDMAKDLVSKMLHVDPHQRLTAKQVLQHPWITQKDSLPQSQLNHQDVQLVKGAMAATYSALHSSKPSPQLKPIESSILAQRRVKKLPSTTL, from the exons ATGCTGAGGCTCCTCTTTCGCAGCAAGCCAAGGATCCAGGAG GCCAAATCAGACATCACTTGGATAGAGAAAGAGCTCGTGGACTCAGCAGACAAG GGCGAAGGTGTTGTGAAAGAAATCAACATCACGCACCATGTGAAGGAAGGCTCCGAGAAGGCAGATCCTTCACAGTTTGAGCTCCTGAAGGTGCTGGGACAGGGCTCCTTCGGCAAG GTTTTCTTGGTGAGAAAAATAACACCGCCAGACAGCAACCACCTCTATGCCATGAAAGTGCTCAAGAAGGCAACCTTGAAAG TGCGTGATCGAGTAAGGACAAAGATAGAAAGGGACATCCTGGCTGATGTAAACCATCCCTTTGTGGTGAAACTCCACTATG CATTCCAGACAGAGGGGAAGCTGTATCTCATCTTGGATTTCCTCCGAGGAGGTGACCTTTTCACTCGGCTTTCCAAAGAG GTCATGTTCACCGAGGAGGATGTGAAGTTCTACCTGGCAGAGCTGGCGCTGGGGCTCGACCATTTGCACAGCCTGGGAATCATATACAGGGATCTCAAACCGGAGAA CATCCTCTTGGATGAAGAAGGGCACATCAAACTCACAG ATTTTGGCTTGAGTAAGGAGGCTATAGACCACGAGAAGAAAGCCTATTCCTTCTGTGGGACGGTGGAATATATGGCGCCAGAAGTTGTGAATCGCCAGGGCCACTCGCACAGTGCTGACTGGTGGTCCTACGGGGTGTTAATG TTTGAAATGCTCACCGGCTCGCTGCCCTTCCAGGGGAAGGATCGTAAGGAGACGATGACCCTCATCCTCAA AGCAAAGCTGGGCATGCCGCAGTTCCTGAGCTCTGAAGCACAGAGCCTCCTGCGAGCCCTTTTCAAAAGGAATCCAGCCAACAGATTAG GTTCTGGACCAGATGGGGCAGAAGAGATCAAGCGCCATCCTTTCTACTCCACCATCGACTGGAAT aagctgTACCGCAGGGAAATCAAACCGCCCTTCAAGCCTGCAGTCGGCCAGCCAGATGACACCTTTTATTTTGACACAGAATTTACATCCCGTACGCCAAAAG ATTCCCCAGGCATCCCCCCTAGTGCAGGAGCCCATCAGCTCTTCCGAGGCTTCAGTTTCGTGGCGACTGGGTTGATGGAGGACGGCAAGGTGAAAGCTGCCCAGTCACCTCTACATTCGGTTGTACAG CAGCTGCACGGCAAGAATGTCCAGTTCAGTGACGGCTATGTGGTGAAGGAGGCAATTGGCGTCGGCTCCTACTCAGTGTGTAAACGCTGCATTCATAAAGCAACCAACATGGAATATGCAGTCAAG GTTATTGACAAGAGCAAGCGAGACCCTTCTGAGGAAATAGAAATCCTCCTGCGATACGGGCAGCACCCAAACATCATCACCTTGAAAGAT GTGTATGATGATGGGAAGTATGTGTACCTGGTGACCGAGCTGATGAggggaggggagctgctggaTAAAATCCTCAGACAGAAATTTTTCTCAGAGAGGGAAGCCAGTTCGGTCCTGCACACGATCTGTAAAACAGTGGAGTATCTGCATTCCCAAGGG GTGGTTCACAGGGACTTGAAACCCAGCAATATCCTTTACGTGGACGAGTCGGGAAACCCCGAAAGCATTCGCATTTGCGACTTTGGCTTTGCCAAGCAGCTGAGGGCTGAGAATGGCCTTCTCATGACTCCTTGTTACACGGCAAACTTCGTGGCACCCGAG GTACTAAAACGCCAAGGCTATGATGAGGGTTGCGACATCTGGAGCCTGGGAGTTCTCCTGTATACGATGCTCGCTGG CTGCACTCCCTTTGCAAACGGTCCCAGCGACACTCCAGAAGAGATCCTGACCCGGATAGGTGGCGGCAAGTTCTCCATCAGTGGAGGCAACTGGGACACTATTTCTGACATGGCCAAG GATCTGGTATCAAAGATGCTTCATGTAGATCCTCACCAGCGTCTAACAGCCAAGCAGGTCCTGCAGCACCCATGGATAACCCAGAAGGACAGCTTACCCCAGAGCCAGCTGAATCACCAGGACGTTCAGCTTGTAAAG GGGGCGATGGCTGCCACATACTCTGCACTGCACAGCTCCAAGCCGAGCCCCCAGCTGAAGCCCATTGAATCCTCCATTCTGGCGCAGAGGCGGGTGAAGAAGCTTCCTTCCACCACGCTGTGA
- the RPS6KA1 gene encoding ribosomal protein S6 kinase alpha-1 isoform X1: MQLGCNHLYLLHPATSSVGCPCSAAGASLIPRSWPSSPGSSQGWRLQGLCDVDRDGRMERDPKLPRICAFLALWLQRKHRAKPCSLQLPAPSQLSSPGEGVVKEINITHHVKEGSEKADPSQFELLKVLGQGSFGKVFLVRKITPPDSNHLYAMKVLKKATLKVRDRVRTKIERDILADVNHPFVVKLHYAFQTEGKLYLILDFLRGGDLFTRLSKEVMFTEEDVKFYLAELALGLDHLHSLGIIYRDLKPENILLDEEGHIKLTDFGLSKEAIDHEKKAYSFCGTVEYMAPEVVNRQGHSHSADWWSYGVLMFEMLTGSLPFQGKDRKETMTLILKAKLGMPQFLSSEAQSLLRALFKRNPANRLGSGPDGAEEIKRHPFYSTIDWNKLYRREIKPPFKPAVGQPDDTFYFDTEFTSRTPKDSPGIPPSAGAHQLFRGFSFVATGLMEDGKVKAAQSPLHSVVQQLHGKNVQFSDGYVVKEAIGVGSYSVCKRCIHKATNMEYAVKVIDKSKRDPSEEIEILLRYGQHPNIITLKDVYDDGKYVYLVTELMRGGELLDKILRQKFFSEREASSVLHTICKTVEYLHSQGVVHRDLKPSNILYVDESGNPESIRICDFGFAKQLRAENGLLMTPCYTANFVAPEVLKRQGYDEGCDIWSLGVLLYTMLAGCTPFANGPSDTPEEILTRIGGGKFSISGGNWDTISDMAKDLVSKMLHVDPHQRLTAKQVLQHPWITQKDSLPQSQLNHQDVQLVKGAMAATYSALHSSKPSPQLKPIESSILAQRRVKKLPSTTL; the protein is encoded by the exons ATGCAGCTGGGCTGTAACCACCTGTATCTCCTCCATCCTGCAACCTCGAGCGTGGGGTGTCCATGCAGCGCTGCGGGAGCCTCCCTGATCCCCAGGAGCTGGCCGAGCTCCCCCGGCAGCTCACAGGGGTGGCGATTACAGGGGCTGTGCGATGTTGATCGGGATGGGAGAATGGAGAGGGACCCTAAACTTCCTCGCATCTGTGCGTTCCTTGCActctggctgcagaggaagCATCGAGCCaagccctgcagcctgcagctgcctgcccccagccagctctccagcccG GGCGAAGGTGTTGTGAAAGAAATCAACATCACGCACCATGTGAAGGAAGGCTCCGAGAAGGCAGATCCTTCACAGTTTGAGCTCCTGAAGGTGCTGGGACAGGGCTCCTTCGGCAAG GTTTTCTTGGTGAGAAAAATAACACCGCCAGACAGCAACCACCTCTATGCCATGAAAGTGCTCAAGAAGGCAACCTTGAAAG TGCGTGATCGAGTAAGGACAAAGATAGAAAGGGACATCCTGGCTGATGTAAACCATCCCTTTGTGGTGAAACTCCACTATG CATTCCAGACAGAGGGGAAGCTGTATCTCATCTTGGATTTCCTCCGAGGAGGTGACCTTTTCACTCGGCTTTCCAAAGAG GTCATGTTCACCGAGGAGGATGTGAAGTTCTACCTGGCAGAGCTGGCGCTGGGGCTCGACCATTTGCACAGCCTGGGAATCATATACAGGGATCTCAAACCGGAGAA CATCCTCTTGGATGAAGAAGGGCACATCAAACTCACAG ATTTTGGCTTGAGTAAGGAGGCTATAGACCACGAGAAGAAAGCCTATTCCTTCTGTGGGACGGTGGAATATATGGCGCCAGAAGTTGTGAATCGCCAGGGCCACTCGCACAGTGCTGACTGGTGGTCCTACGGGGTGTTAATG TTTGAAATGCTCACCGGCTCGCTGCCCTTCCAGGGGAAGGATCGTAAGGAGACGATGACCCTCATCCTCAA AGCAAAGCTGGGCATGCCGCAGTTCCTGAGCTCTGAAGCACAGAGCCTCCTGCGAGCCCTTTTCAAAAGGAATCCAGCCAACAGATTAG GTTCTGGACCAGATGGGGCAGAAGAGATCAAGCGCCATCCTTTCTACTCCACCATCGACTGGAAT aagctgTACCGCAGGGAAATCAAACCGCCCTTCAAGCCTGCAGTCGGCCAGCCAGATGACACCTTTTATTTTGACACAGAATTTACATCCCGTACGCCAAAAG ATTCCCCAGGCATCCCCCCTAGTGCAGGAGCCCATCAGCTCTTCCGAGGCTTCAGTTTCGTGGCGACTGGGTTGATGGAGGACGGCAAGGTGAAAGCTGCCCAGTCACCTCTACATTCGGTTGTACAG CAGCTGCACGGCAAGAATGTCCAGTTCAGTGACGGCTATGTGGTGAAGGAGGCAATTGGCGTCGGCTCCTACTCAGTGTGTAAACGCTGCATTCATAAAGCAACCAACATGGAATATGCAGTCAAG GTTATTGACAAGAGCAAGCGAGACCCTTCTGAGGAAATAGAAATCCTCCTGCGATACGGGCAGCACCCAAACATCATCACCTTGAAAGAT GTGTATGATGATGGGAAGTATGTGTACCTGGTGACCGAGCTGATGAggggaggggagctgctggaTAAAATCCTCAGACAGAAATTTTTCTCAGAGAGGGAAGCCAGTTCGGTCCTGCACACGATCTGTAAAACAGTGGAGTATCTGCATTCCCAAGGG GTGGTTCACAGGGACTTGAAACCCAGCAATATCCTTTACGTGGACGAGTCGGGAAACCCCGAAAGCATTCGCATTTGCGACTTTGGCTTTGCCAAGCAGCTGAGGGCTGAGAATGGCCTTCTCATGACTCCTTGTTACACGGCAAACTTCGTGGCACCCGAG GTACTAAAACGCCAAGGCTATGATGAGGGTTGCGACATCTGGAGCCTGGGAGTTCTCCTGTATACGATGCTCGCTGG CTGCACTCCCTTTGCAAACGGTCCCAGCGACACTCCAGAAGAGATCCTGACCCGGATAGGTGGCGGCAAGTTCTCCATCAGTGGAGGCAACTGGGACACTATTTCTGACATGGCCAAG GATCTGGTATCAAAGATGCTTCATGTAGATCCTCACCAGCGTCTAACAGCCAAGCAGGTCCTGCAGCACCCATGGATAACCCAGAAGGACAGCTTACCCCAGAGCCAGCTGAATCACCAGGACGTTCAGCTTGTAAAG GGGGCGATGGCTGCCACATACTCTGCACTGCACAGCTCCAAGCCGAGCCCCCAGCTGAAGCCCATTGAATCCTCCATTCTGGCGCAGAGGCGGGTGAAGAAGCTTCCTTCCACCACGCTGTGA
- the RPS6KA1 gene encoding ribosomal protein S6 kinase alpha-1 isoform X3 has translation MPLAQLPEPWPAMELVHLDTEAKSDITWIEKELVDSADKGEGVVKEINITHHVKEGSEKADPSQFELLKVLGQGSFGKVFLVRKITPPDSNHLYAMKVLKKATLKVRDRVRTKIERDILADVNHPFVVKLHYAFQTEGKLYLILDFLRGGDLFTRLSKEVMFTEEDVKFYLAELALGLDHLHSLGIIYRDLKPENILLDEEGHIKLTDFGLSKEAIDHEKKAYSFCGTVEYMAPEVVNRQGHSHSADWWSYGVLMFEMLTGSLPFQGKDRKETMTLILKAKLGMPQFLSSEAQSLLRALFKRNPANRLGSGPDGAEEIKRHPFYSTIDWNKLYRREIKPPFKPAVGQPDDTFYFDTEFTSRTPKDSPGIPPSAGAHQLFRGFSFVATGLMEDGKVKAAQSPLHSVVQQLHGKNVQFSDGYVVKEAIGVGSYSVCKRCIHKATNMEYAVKVIDKSKRDPSEEIEILLRYGQHPNIITLKDVYDDGKYVYLVTELMRGGELLDKILRQKFFSEREASSVLHTICKTVEYLHSQGVVHRDLKPSNILYVDESGNPESIRICDFGFAKQLRAENGLLMTPCYTANFVAPEVLKRQGYDEGCDIWSLGVLLYTMLAGCTPFANGPSDTPEEILTRIGGGKFSISGGNWDTISDMAKDLVSKMLHVDPHQRLTAKQVLQHPWITQKDSLPQSQLNHQDVQLVKGAMAATYSALHSSKPSPQLKPIESSILAQRRVKKLPSTTL, from the exons GCCAAATCAGACATCACTTGGATAGAGAAAGAGCTCGTGGACTCAGCAGACAAG GGCGAAGGTGTTGTGAAAGAAATCAACATCACGCACCATGTGAAGGAAGGCTCCGAGAAGGCAGATCCTTCACAGTTTGAGCTCCTGAAGGTGCTGGGACAGGGCTCCTTCGGCAAG GTTTTCTTGGTGAGAAAAATAACACCGCCAGACAGCAACCACCTCTATGCCATGAAAGTGCTCAAGAAGGCAACCTTGAAAG TGCGTGATCGAGTAAGGACAAAGATAGAAAGGGACATCCTGGCTGATGTAAACCATCCCTTTGTGGTGAAACTCCACTATG CATTCCAGACAGAGGGGAAGCTGTATCTCATCTTGGATTTCCTCCGAGGAGGTGACCTTTTCACTCGGCTTTCCAAAGAG GTCATGTTCACCGAGGAGGATGTGAAGTTCTACCTGGCAGAGCTGGCGCTGGGGCTCGACCATTTGCACAGCCTGGGAATCATATACAGGGATCTCAAACCGGAGAA CATCCTCTTGGATGAAGAAGGGCACATCAAACTCACAG ATTTTGGCTTGAGTAAGGAGGCTATAGACCACGAGAAGAAAGCCTATTCCTTCTGTGGGACGGTGGAATATATGGCGCCAGAAGTTGTGAATCGCCAGGGCCACTCGCACAGTGCTGACTGGTGGTCCTACGGGGTGTTAATG TTTGAAATGCTCACCGGCTCGCTGCCCTTCCAGGGGAAGGATCGTAAGGAGACGATGACCCTCATCCTCAA AGCAAAGCTGGGCATGCCGCAGTTCCTGAGCTCTGAAGCACAGAGCCTCCTGCGAGCCCTTTTCAAAAGGAATCCAGCCAACAGATTAG GTTCTGGACCAGATGGGGCAGAAGAGATCAAGCGCCATCCTTTCTACTCCACCATCGACTGGAAT aagctgTACCGCAGGGAAATCAAACCGCCCTTCAAGCCTGCAGTCGGCCAGCCAGATGACACCTTTTATTTTGACACAGAATTTACATCCCGTACGCCAAAAG ATTCCCCAGGCATCCCCCCTAGTGCAGGAGCCCATCAGCTCTTCCGAGGCTTCAGTTTCGTGGCGACTGGGTTGATGGAGGACGGCAAGGTGAAAGCTGCCCAGTCACCTCTACATTCGGTTGTACAG CAGCTGCACGGCAAGAATGTCCAGTTCAGTGACGGCTATGTGGTGAAGGAGGCAATTGGCGTCGGCTCCTACTCAGTGTGTAAACGCTGCATTCATAAAGCAACCAACATGGAATATGCAGTCAAG GTTATTGACAAGAGCAAGCGAGACCCTTCTGAGGAAATAGAAATCCTCCTGCGATACGGGCAGCACCCAAACATCATCACCTTGAAAGAT GTGTATGATGATGGGAAGTATGTGTACCTGGTGACCGAGCTGATGAggggaggggagctgctggaTAAAATCCTCAGACAGAAATTTTTCTCAGAGAGGGAAGCCAGTTCGGTCCTGCACACGATCTGTAAAACAGTGGAGTATCTGCATTCCCAAGGG GTGGTTCACAGGGACTTGAAACCCAGCAATATCCTTTACGTGGACGAGTCGGGAAACCCCGAAAGCATTCGCATTTGCGACTTTGGCTTTGCCAAGCAGCTGAGGGCTGAGAATGGCCTTCTCATGACTCCTTGTTACACGGCAAACTTCGTGGCACCCGAG GTACTAAAACGCCAAGGCTATGATGAGGGTTGCGACATCTGGAGCCTGGGAGTTCTCCTGTATACGATGCTCGCTGG CTGCACTCCCTTTGCAAACGGTCCCAGCGACACTCCAGAAGAGATCCTGACCCGGATAGGTGGCGGCAAGTTCTCCATCAGTGGAGGCAACTGGGACACTATTTCTGACATGGCCAAG GATCTGGTATCAAAGATGCTTCATGTAGATCCTCACCAGCGTCTAACAGCCAAGCAGGTCCTGCAGCACCCATGGATAACCCAGAAGGACAGCTTACCCCAGAGCCAGCTGAATCACCAGGACGTTCAGCTTGTAAAG GGGGCGATGGCTGCCACATACTCTGCACTGCACAGCTCCAAGCCGAGCCCCCAGCTGAAGCCCATTGAATCCTCCATTCTGGCGCAGAGGCGGGTGAAGAAGCTTCCTTCCACCACGCTGTGA